The sequence TCGGACACATTTGAGGGCACCATCCAGAAAGGGTGCCGTGATCAGACCGAGGCACTTGCAATGAGCCTGCCCAAGGCGGGTGAGATGAATCTCCCTGGGACAGTGGCCTTTGTTCCTGCAGTCACACACAGGAACGGTCAGGTGCTGGGAGGTGTCCCCACCTCAGCTGGCCTCATGCACTGCTGCCGTGGTTGAACCCCAGCCTCACGCACACAGGGGTGCTCAGAGGCACGAGCCCGTCCCTGGCACATGCggaggcagagcactgcagcaggcacagtgactacctggcctcctgctgcccctgccagaggctggcagcacctcagctCGGGGGTGTCGCGCCCTGCTCGGCACCTCTCGGAGATGGCCCTCATCATGAGCAACGGGCACGGGGACCTCGGTTCAAGGAAGCACGttgcagtgctgcattcaggTGGTCTCCACAAATCCATAGCATTTTATGGAGGCCAGCACCGTCACAGAGTGCCCgttgcctgcccctgcctgcgcTCACAGGACTGCCACGCAGCACGGCGGTGACCAAGCTGCCAGAGCCCTCAGGCCTTACACCAAGGCATGGGGTCAGAAGGAGAGTGTGGAAGTGGAAGAAGGACAGCACTTGAGAGCCAAGGGCTGGTGTTCCCTGGTACTGCTGCCATGCCAGGAACCTTTTCCCCTCCGTCTGTGGACAGAGGaactgtccctgcagctccagaaagGCCTTGGAAGGAAGAATCCCAGCCAAAATATAGTTTCCTAATGGCCCTTTGGCTTTGTTAGATGAGGAGAGAGCAGGgcaccttcagaaaagaaaatcacagaaggaATTAGAATGGGGATGACAACTTTATCAGAACTGAAATACCACAAGTAACtacaaaaaattcagaagagagTCAGGGTCTGTGATGAACTACATTATAAATGCTATTCATCATTTTAATGCTTTAGAAGAACATCCAGCTATCAGTTTGCACATTGcacccttcagctcctggttcctcatgctgtagatgagggggttcactgctggaggcaccaccgaGTACAGAACTGccaccaccaggtccagggatggggaggagatggagcgGGGTTTCAGGTAGGCAAACgtggcagtgctgagaaagagggagaccacggccaggtgaggaaggcacgtggaaaaggctttgtgccatccctgctcagaggggatcctcagcacagccctgaagatctgcatGTAAGacagaacaataaaaacaaaacagccaaataaTAAAGAAGCACCAGCCACAATtagccccacttccctgaggtaggtgtgtgagcaggagagcttgaggatctgtgggatttcacagaagacctgtcccagggcattgccttggcagagcggcagtgacagtgtattggccgtgtgcagcgcagcatagagaaacccactggcccaggcagctgctgccatgtggacacaagctctgctgcccagcagggtcccgtagtgcaggggctggcagatggccacgtagcggtcataggccatgacggtgaggagagaacactccgctgaaaggaaaaagacaatcaggaagagctgtgcagcacatcctgggtaggagatgtccctggtgtcccagagggagttggccatggctttggggagagtggtggagatggagcctaggtcgaggagggagaggttgaggaggaagaagtacatgggggtttGCAGGTGGTGGTCGCACACTACTGTGATGATGATGAGGCcattggccatgagggcagccaggtagatgcccagggagagccagaagtgcaagagctgcagctcccgcgtgtctgccaatgccaggaggaggaactgggtgatggagctgctgttggacatgtgctgcctctgggcatatggtcctgtcacaggagaaaaagacagtgaTAATTTAGGGGAgacttctgcaagcaaaatcaaagccatttcccacagaccatccccccgtcacacacagacatccctctcttttctcggagaccttcctgcagctgtgtggctgcagccctgcttggtgctggccGTGTGGGTGATGAAGAGCAGGGCATCTGCCCACGGGCTCTtgaccagccagccccactctgcagcagtgggtgggggcagggaccaGTCCTGGTGTTTAACTTTGTCCTCTGAAACCAGTGCCAACGCAGAAGGGCTGGTCAGCGTCTGCAGCGCCAGTGCTAAGGAACGGGAAGGGTGAAGGCACTGTAAGAGAgctttagtttttttcacagctcccccccatctctcctgttgagtattttcagatgtcagaaaagcagagcatttttgcTGCCCTCCGGGGGAACAGAGTGAGGTCTGTGAGGCAAGAGGATTGCCTGTGGGTGAGTGCCCAGTGAGGGGAGGCGGTCTGTCCATCAGGTTCCCAGTTTCTATGGGCTTGCACCTTCCTGAGATGAATGGTGGCCACACTCCCATGTTACCCTGAAATACcacaaggcactgctgagaacggactgacccaccacagaccagTAAAGGTTGTAGACTTTCATCAGAACTCAGcatcccacccacagcaaaggatacacagctcatttcacccaccccaacagtgttttctccatcacagaaacTCTACGCTTCTATGTGGGGCTTTCAGATCACTAATGGGTGCGAGGGGACAGGTTTCCACTCTGGAGGGCAACTCGCTGCTTGGAAGGGAACTTCAAGGAGGTAGCCAAGTGCCCTAACAAGAGCATCAGGTTCAGGGAGaaccagccccttgcccagccccacatagggcattgcccacagccccacagctgagaggaaagctgggacacttGTTCCCATGGACACACCTGCAGGAGAGGACCCACAAGGTCAGAGtgtgactctgcagctgaaacacccatccccagagagcctgacagcaagagctagagaataaaactaacccaaaacggcagagaaagaagtaaaattgcacTGAAGGTCTAGGTAAGAGTGTCCAGGGCGAGCGAGCCAGGCACTGAGGGCAGCGTtgcccttgcccagctctgctcgccacctcccacacaccaacactgccgggcagctgctctcagcccctgtgctctgcagagggaccggggcacgtggctgcagagctgcaccgcggctctgctggagctctggctgcagagggggtggcTCACGCCtcgggacccccagccctgagggcagaggctttgctggggggagagcaggCCAGGGGGATGCCTCAGAGAAAGGGGTCTGCACTGCACATGGTCAGAGagagctttctgattctcccttCCACAACAATTCTGTCTGAAGTTTCCTATCAGTCCTTGCAATATCCTGGATGTCAGGAGACTTTCCTTGTGGGACGTatctccctgtgccaggtctttccctgtcagtgctcacagaccacatctctgcctctgtgcacTGGCCCCGCACAAACGTGCCTCTCTgaagggcactggctgggcacagggtcCTGCCCGCAGGGGAAAAGGGCAGCTCAGAACGACCCTGATGGCtccagcaaaggtgctgctgctgctgttcataggcagaggagtggctgagggcactTCAGGAGGCTCCTGGCAGACCTCCTCATCACTCAGAGTTACAGCTGGCAGtctcagggacatcttcaaactCGAGATCtccattaacatttctgcctcccctctcctgcccccaacaacagaaaactgaaaacacagattgagGAGAGCCCTGGATTTATCATAGCAATCCCTGCGCTGACCTTCGATACGAAAAGTCTCATCCAGACATATTCTGAGGGTAACCTATACTTGTAAGCAGCGCTCACCCTTGCGGCACACTCTCAACAGCAGAGAGATCCTTCCCTATCAGGGGTCGGTCCATACGCCCCCAGAGCTGTCGGGAGCCcccagcaggctgagagctgcccctggcaggcggcagagcccctgccccagcacacaggcccctgggctgcagggaccctgctggcaaggacagccctgggcacccctgcctgcacagccaccttcacagccctgcagccggccctggcacaaggcagcccacatgccctggccctcccacgctgcagcagggaagccctgctctgcagcacactggcctcctccacagcaaaaggctcccacacggtcccacaggctgggggggccccagctgctgcagacccagctaggaactgcagaggcattgccctgcagccacacacttaccggctccagggctctgcagatttctccagcagggagctctcagcagccccccaccaagggctgcttttgagctctccctgcctccctcctctgcccctctgggctccctccaggtgtccctggggctgcaggggaacctgctgggcagcaggatgaggcaatccCTCACGGGCCTTGCCTCTCCTGGGGGGacacacttatttccagcagtggcaattcccttactagaaaaagttttctgcaggagTATCAACTTTTGTTAACCCATTACTAGAGAGGAcaccaggaaaactgcagcaaaggatccaAGTACTCCTAAAAgagcgtgtgtgtatgtgtgtgtctggtggttctgcaggcaggggcagggaggatgtcttcagtgcttcagtaagccctgcagagcccatttcagcacttcattgcaCAGTCCGAGGGCTCAAGACTCAGCTCTCCTTTGCccaggccatgtctctgctctgaagcaaagcctttgcaccccCGGTCtcggggacacttggtaccaggttgccttatggccaggcagagctgggctggtgccacagctggggggcttcagcccagatgtgcagcagtgcttTCATGTTACGACAAGGGGTTTCCTCAGACTCTTGGTTTTTAATGAGCCTGGCAGTTTCCAAAGACAGACGAGACCCTTGTGTCTGACCAAGCTGCCCACGACCTGTGCTTTGGCAGCCCACTGTATCCGAGGGTGACTCTACCAACCTATCCAGGAACCCCGCTGACAGCATCATTGAGTCAGAGCCCTTAAAACACCTACTCACATCTCCAGAGACTTATAGGAAATGagcttcagctgaagatttttattatgcaagtttgtgacagagtAAGGTTCAAAGAATGCCAGTAATGGTAGGCTGACTGCAAAACACGCTTAAAGCAACACACTGAGCAACAGCTACCGTGAGTTAGTGCTAGCATAAAGTTCTTACCCTATAGGCGTCCCTAGGGGGAACGACAGGTTCAGCCCATccactgatcccagaagttccCATGGAGTCTCCACTCACTTATCCCCTCATTGTCCACTTTGACACTTCATAGCACGTTGCTTATTCATTTACTTACATGGGAtaggttacaagtttctcactcGTGAGGTACGTTAGTGCTCACCCTCAGGCAGCACCACGGAAGGCTTTCACTGACTGCAcatgctccccaagcggggTTTTGCCCGCGTTTGAGGGCTGTTTGACATGGAGGTTGCAATCTGTCACTACCACAGTTACCTTTGTCTTACTATTGACtggggggtttttggtttgtgtttttagttttttttgtttttgtttttgttttttttttatatgtatgagGGTTGAAAGACCTTACCAGCTTGTCTTCGGCTGTGGCCAGAACTTCCTTGCTTGAATGCTCCTTCCTTTGGCAATGGTGTTCTTTCCACCCCTTGTTCTATGTCACTCATCCTTCCCAAGGTGACTCCCTTGGTCAGAAGTCCCTTCATTCCCAGAGAGTGGGTCCTCACTTGACCTCACTTTGTTCACAGAGGTGTTTATCAGATAGTGAACCACTGAATCACTGTGGTAATTGAGGAGTTTAGAACACCTGCCACCTCCggacttatttcagtcctgGCCCAGTTCAATGTATTGACATTTtggtggagcttgagtgactccaGTCATTcatattgttgttactgtttGGTATCCTGTGCCCAGGGAGGTGTAGTAGGACCTTGGAGGTGGGTAACTTTGGCATGGAGGTGTGCATTGGTATTACAgggagattatttcatctgaggaaagtccTATCGCCTCAATGGTTGGCTCAGCAGTGGACAGCCTCTCGTAGCTTCTTATGTGacatcagctgtgtggtaccatcaagtttcccttcctgcagggagcacagcagagcttgACTGTGGGGTCTCCACTTGCTCCACCCTCCATTACTCCCATCAGCAGGTGCTGAGATGGCAGGGTGTGTCGCTTAGGGAGCTGTGGTAGAGTAGATTCCGTCCATGACAACCATCCTAAAAGCAATGCAGTTACTTTAGCCTAGAAATCTTTCTATACTGCTAGGCTTCTGTTGGGTCCCAGTTTTCCCTAATTCCAAAGTAATGAGTAATTTTCCCAGAGGCAATTGAAACAggagacacagaaaaaagtCCCCTCAACCCCACTCTGTAGTGGGGTGAACTGGGAGTGACAATGCTGGAAAGCCCTTTGATGCCATGAGAACGTTTAATCTTTGATCACCCCAAGTTCCTCTTTCCCCCTTGCCATAAGGCAGGACAGACAcctgcagagcccacagcaTAGTCCCTTGCTCCTTGGAACAGCCTCAGCCAGACAAACCACAGCTCATGAGAGGGACATCCAAAGGTCTTCCAAAAATCAGAAAGGCCTTTTCAGTGTGGTTTTGATGAGGAAAGCTTGAGGGTTTGTTCAGAGAAATCTCCCCTAACTTGTCACAGTCTTTTCCCTATTGGATAGGTCCCCATTCCCAGAGGCAGCAAATGCCCAGTGGCACCTTCATcgcccagttcctcctcctggcatatGGAGACccatgggagctgcagctcttgcacttctggctcttcctgagcacctgtcctggtttcaaccgggacagagttaattttcttcttcagtataTGATCTGTTTgggctatgatgtgagaacaatgctgagaGCACACtcatgtttttagttgttgctgggcgatgtttatactaagtcaaggactttttggttccttgggcactgccagcgagagggctggaggggcacgggatattgggaggggacacagccaggacaggtgacccagggtagccaaagaggtattccataccatatgacgtcatgctgagtatataaactgggggaagagaaggaagttgggaacatctggcattatggcgtttgtcttcccgagtaaccatggcacgtgatggagccctgctgccctggggatggccgaacacctgcctgcccatgggaagtggggaatgaattccttgctttgtttgcttgtgcCCGCggctttttgctttgcctattaagttgttcttatctcaatccttgcgttttacattccttcccgATTTTCATCCCgatccctctgggtgagggaggGGTGAGCAAGTgactgcgtggtgcttggttgccggccagggttaaaccacgacaccaccgacctggctgccctcataACCAACGGCCTCGTCATCACTGCCGTCATCAGCTCAACACCCGGatgtatttcttcctcctcaacctctccctTCTCGACCCGTGttccatctccaccactctccccaaagccccAGAGGACCTTTGGTGCAGCTGAACCTCATGTCCAGGAAGGACAAAGTGCTTTGGAATGTGTCCTTGGCAATGCTACCTGTGATCCAGGAACACTGTGGAAATCACTGGTCACCTCATAGAAATTGAATTGAAAATCATTGAGGAACGCCTCAACTGCCTCAGCACAGGGATGATAATCAACGgtgctggctaactggggaggccCCAGAAGACTGGGGGTTAGTCAAAGTGGTGCCCACCTGCAAgatgggcaggaaggaggatctggagAACTACAAGCCTGTAAACCCAATCCTTGTGTCAGAGAAGGTCATGGACGACAACTAGGTTGCTCAGGCAAGACTTGCCCTTgttgaagccatgctggctgtgctgAATTACCTCCCTGCTCACCGTCGGCCTTAGCAcagcttctaggaggatcttttccatgatcttcccaggcacgGAGCTGATGCTGACAGGTGGCCAGTTCCCAGGGTTCCTCTTTCTACCCTTTTGAAGGATGCGTGCAAtgtctctctttttccagtCACCAAGAACTTCACCTGAGTGACTTGACATTTCCAATAGCATGGAGGGTGGCTTGGCGACtccatcagccagctccctcaggacTCAGGCATTCATCTAGTCAGGTCCCACAGACTTACTCATGTTCAGGTTCCCCATGTCTGTTGTTACTGGTTTGCCAGTTGTGTTTGTTGGGGGTGCACATTTAATTTGTCCTTCATTCTCTAAGTGACATGCCTAGACCAgtccttcttctccttcttctttgaGTCCCGTGCCATGTTCAGATCCAGCCACACTTTGTCCCTCCTGACACATCCCTACGTAACTGGGCAGCATCCCTATACCCTTTGCAGGATCCATGGCCCTCCTTCCACATCCTCTGCAATTCCTGGATGGACCTCTTCAATCGGGTACATCTGACAGTTGACGGGATGTGTCAGGAAGACTCTCAGAGTTTCTGTaatgcagaggagaaggagatgCTCCAGAGGAGGGCTTCCTTGCCACACCATCAGGGGAGAAGGCATGGCGgctctctgctcccaggcacagctgcaggggTGTGAAGTTGCTGTGTGTGGAACAAGGGGTGCCCAAGGCCGGCTGGGCTGAGTGGGTGGTGGGAGACTAGAATTCATGTTGCTGGTTTGGAGCAGGCACTGAGAACCCAGCTCTCGTTAGCACTTTTCTGAGCTGCTCCTTTGGCCCTGCACACACCAGGATGGCCCTGGGCAGTGCCGTGCTGCCAGGAGGGTGCagaagggcagagctgagcacagagcGGGTGGGATGGCTATGTGAGCCCTGAGTAGCTCGGAGGCATGGGGCCAGagaagcagctcctggcagggacagctccAGGCAGCAGAGACGTGGGCAGGCAGCAAGAGGGAGCTGCTCCCAGAAACACTGTGGGAGGGGGGATTCAGGCATCTCCCTGCcatcccctgcagggcaggcaCCTTCCCTGGAGAAAGCCCCTGCTCTTCTTTACCATCAGCATAGCCTCTGCACTTAGAGCCATGGGCTCGGTCGCCTTCTCCGTGGCCTCACCCCAGAAGGGGAGAAATCACCAAATACCCTCCCAGCTGCCCCATCCTGCCTCCACTGGTAGCAGCGCTGCAGCGTTTGTCCATCTTCCCCCCTTCTGTCTCTGCTCCTCGTGCTCTTATCACTCAACTTGGATGCGGCGTGGGACTCAGAAGCACTTGAGAGACCAGCCTGAGGGGTCTTGCCATACAGGTTAGCCTATGGCAGTAAGGTCTCCCAATCGCCTCCTGATACCTAAGCTCCCAGAAGTCCAAAAGAGACACCTCTCACTTCAGGACACCCCACCTTCAggagctgggtggctgcaggctgcGCTCCGGAAGGGCACAACTCTCCGGTGGCATCACTGTGTGATCAGGGAGCCCCATGGAGAAGACACCCCAGGAATGCTGCTGGGTAGctgtgcacaggcagctgcaatGTGCCCTCTgtgtccctggctgcaggggcagagcgGAGATCCTTCTCAGGTATGATGAGGCAGCATGAGGAGTTTGCAGATCGGTACTTGGAAactggctgcctctgctctcagcagcgtCCAGTTCCTTctctgggaagcactgggggTGATAGTCCTGCAGGtcaaggagctgccagcacagggcagctgaaaccagggcgGGTGGACAGACTGGCTGTCCTCAGTCCGCACAAAGGGACTGTCTCTTTGCCTCTCAGGGCCCACCTGATGGcacctgcagtgcagcaggaatGGCAGTGCCAAAACCActcctcagctgtggtggggcaaccggaacaaaatacacagagaaaaatccccTCAACTCCGCTCCATAGTTGGGTGAACACGGGGTGGCAATGCTGTGAAGCCCTTTGATGCCCTGAGTGTATTTAATCCTAGATCACGCCACGTTCCTATTTCGCTACTGCTGTAGGGAAGGACTGACTcctgcagagcccacagcagagTATCCTACTCCCTGGAGCACCCTCAGCAAAAACCAACTCATGAGAGATCTAGTAAAGGTCTTCGGGAAAGCAGAGAGGCCTTTTCAGTGGAGTTCCTCTGAGAAATATGTTAGGTTTTGCTCAGCAAAGTCTTGCCTAACCCTTTTCCCTCTCAGACAATCTCTATGCCAGGAAGCACCAGATGCCAAGTGGCAACTCCTtaacccagttcctcctcctggcattggcagacacgcgggagctgcaggtcttgcacttctggctctcctgGGCATCTCCCTGGCTGCCCGCATGGCCAACAGCCTCATCGTCACCACTGTACTGTGCAATCACCTCCTCCACACCCCCATGTCTTTCATCCTCATAACCTCTACCTCctcgacctgggctccatccccaccattctccccaaagccatgctCAGTTTCCTGTACGACCAGAGCCATCTCTTACTGAGGATTTGCTGCCCAGCACTTACtgattctctttttcatttcagcagagtattttcttctcactgtgaTGGCTTATGACTGCTTATGAGATTTGCCATCTACCTCGcaaacctgacagcctgcagttgtgcgtgaggagctccacagtggatgtcatttccctcagctttacaaATGTCTTCCCATGGTCTCCCTCAGCGTTGATCTACCCAAGCGATgccatgacactctgggtgcaaacagaaagagatgagtaaaacaccagctggatggtcaggctgagagagcagtggggaagggctcacaccccacctggaggccactgggacatactggggcagtgtgggcacCACAGGGGACTCTCCTGCTTACAGTTTAAGAGCTGTAAAGATAATCCAGTGGAGGCaactctcacagtgtctgtcggtggcaccaaactgagaggaccatccctgtgccctagggatgccatggaggggaaccctggcaggtggggtggccgccctgtcaggagctgcacagatgcaggaaggaccaagggcagagcctgcacctccctcgggtggactaacaccctgcagctgcagggcctgggacctgcctggctgggcagtgtctgtgcagaaaaggccctggtggtgctgggggacagaaggcaaaacacaatcccagcccgtgacctggtagcagaggcagccagccgtgccctggagcgtatgaagaggtgccttgacagtgagggaaattattttttttccacattatcATCACTCATAACA is a genomic window of Falco peregrinus isolate bFalPer1 unplaced genomic scaffold, bFalPer1.pri scaffold_42, whole genome shotgun sequence containing:
- the LOC129783481 gene encoding olfactory receptor 14C36-like, whose protein sequence is QPLHYGTLLGSRACVHMAAAAWASGFLYAALHTANTLSLPLCQGNALGQVFCEIPQILKLSCSHTYLREVGLIVAGASLLFGCFVFIVLSYMQIFRAVLRIPSEQGWHKAFSTCLPHLAVVSLFLSTATFAYLKPRSISSPSLDLVVAVLYSVVPPAVNPLI